The following is a genomic window from Thermotoga sp. Mc24.
CCAGTAAAAGGATCTCCGGCTCCTGAACGAGTGCCCTGGCAATACTCACTTTTTGAAGCTCACCACCGCTCAAATTCTTCGCTCTCTGAAACACCAGATGTTGGAGATTCAATCGTTCAACCACTCTGTTTACAACTTCGATATCCCTCTTTGAAGGGCTGACGCTTACGTATGGCTTTCTTCCGAGAAGGATCAGATTGTAAACGTTCAACATACCGGGATCGAATCGCTGTGGAACGTACCCTATTATCCTAGCCAGATCTCTTCTGGTGTAGTGCTCGAGAGGTTTACCAAAAATCTCTACACCCTGGCACTTCAAGATACCCGCTACGCACTTCAACAACGTGCTCTTTCCCGCACCGTTTGGCCCCAGGATAGCGATGAGCTCTCCCTTCCGCGCGCTAAAAGTGACATTATCCAGAACTTTTTTGCTTCTGTAACTGAACGAGAGGTTCATTATTCGAAGCATCTCTGTCACCTTTCCTTACTTTGAAGGAGCAGATAGATGAAAAGAGGTGCCCCGAGAAAAGAAGTCACAATCCCCACAGGAAGAACTGTAGGAGAGAGAAGAACACGTGCCACAGTATCGGCCGATAACAGCAAAACACTACCACACAGCGCTGAGAGGGGAATCAAAAATCTGTAATCTTCCCCAAAGAGGATTCTCATCATGTGGGGTGCCAGCAGTCCTATGAAACCGATTATACCGACGAACGCCACACTGATAGCTGTCAGCAAAGTAGAAAGCACTACCAGAATCAATCTCACTTTTTCCACTTCAATCCCCGTCGACTTTGCGATTTCATCTCCCACAACCATCGCGTTGATATCCCACGCCTTCCAGAGGAAGTAAGCGAAAACCGTCAAAAAGACCACCAGAAGTATGATGTTTTCTCTCCAGGTTGTCCTTCCAAGATCTCCAAAGCTCCAATAAACCATCGTGGCGAGTTCCAGATCATCGGCAAAGTACTGGATCAACGCGGTGGCAGCCGTGAAAAGAGAACCCATGGCAACGCCCATCAGCACCATCGCTTCCGGAGTGATTTCTTTTAGTTTTCCCATCAAAAAAATGACGAGAGAAGAACTCATCGCCCCGAGAAAAGCGAAGAGAGCAATAGTGTAGGGATTGTTCAGTGTGACACTACCAGTACTCTCAGAATACCCCGCTCCCAGTGCGATGGCTAAGGAAGCGCCGAACATAGCACCATGAGATGTACCCGTTGTAAAGGGACTGGCAAGAGGATTCTTCAAAACTCCCTGCATAACAGCTCCGGAGACTGCCAAGGAAGCACCAACGAGGATACCAGCGACCACCCTTGGAAATCTGACGCTCCAGATCACAAGTTGTGCTTTCCTGTCACCCTTCCCCAGAAATGCGCCGATAATATCTTTGAACGACAGAGAATAGCCGCCATGTGATAGAGAATAGATCCCTACAAGCACCAGCAAAAACGATAAAAGTAGAATCGTGAAAATTCTTCTCGCAACGTAATTTCTGTAAATCACCATGTTCCACGGAGGATCTTTCCTGAAGAAAGATCTATCTTTCCAAATCCTCCAAATTGCTCAGCCATCTCCTCGTAAACCCTTTTTCCGAGAAGGAATTCATAAATTTCATCCGCCTTTTCCTCCGGATCGATATCGGCAAAACGTTCGGGATAGAGGACTTTTCCGATGAAGTACGCATTGGCCAGAGCCGTTCCGATGTTGGTGGTGTAGTAATTGTAAGGGAGAATGCCGTAAACTTTCCCTCTTTTAACAGCGTTTAAACTCTCATAGAACTCTCTGTGTTTCGAATAATCGTCCAGTACGAGGCTCAAACCGTTTTCATCGATGAAAATGTACTCTGGATCCCAAACGAGTAGCTTCTCAGGATCTATGAATTTGTGTCCTTCTCCCAACCCGTGCACAACGTTCCTCGCGTGTAGGACCACGAAAGGAGGATACTTCGCCTCCGTGCTATCGATTCCATGAACTCCCTTGTATCCGATTCCACCAACGTAGACAGTAGGACTTTCGACAGCCTCAGATCGAGTCGAGAGATCCTCCTGCGCTTTCTTTATGAAATCAACCACTTCATGGGCTCTTTCTTCTCTTCCAAGAATCTTTCCCGCCAGTTCGAGCGATCTGAAGAGATCCTCGTCTTCAAATGTCCCGAGATCTCCGTAACTGAGTACGACAACGGGAATCCCCGTTTTCTCCTGTATGTCCTGCGCCGTCTTTCTGTCAACGTACGTTATAAAGACAACGTCGGGTTGCAGAGTTATCAAAGACTCCAGATTTGGAAGCTTTCCTGGTCCTCCAGGGCCAACACTCGGAAGTTCCTTGAGCTCCGGATACGCAACTATGTAAGGCCTCCCGTAAGGTCTGAGTTTCTCAAAGTCTTCCACACCGACAACCATATCGGTGGCTTTCAAATACGCAATCAACCTGAGCGCCCCGGGACCCACCGCCACGATTCGATTCACGTTCGAAGGAACTTCTACTTCTCTTCCAAGAAGATCCTTTATCACAATTCCTTCCGAAAACAACACGATCGAGAGAATCAGAAAAACAGAGATGAAAACCTTGAATTTCATTTCTCTACACCTCCTCGAACCATCCAATTCTGGCGTTCTCTACGCAGTCTATTTTCGAAGAATACGGTTTGATATCGACGACGGGGGTTCCATCAACAGCGTCCAGTCCCTCCACAACCAGCTCCCTACCTCTCACTTCTAAAAGTTTCACAACAGAAAAACCGATGGGATTCGGTCTGTGGGGAGAGCGCGTCGCGAAGACACCATGCTCACGTTTGTCAAACGGTGGAATGGCGATCAATCTGTCTCTGTTCGCTCTGTCAAGCCAGTAAAGAACGATCAGATGTGTACACGTTTCGATGTCCTTCAGCCCTTCTTCGTATTCAGGAAAGAGTTCAATCGTAAATCTTTCCTGAGAAAATCTCCCTTGGAAAGGGCATTCGGAAGGACTTTTGAAAGGAGATCTAATCACACCAATCTGTTTCAACAGAAACATCCTCAATTCCCCCTTTAAATTAAAAAAATAACCCCCTGCACACGCAGGGGCTCTTTGGTGGAGCCGATGGGATTTGAACCCACGACCTCTACCGTGCGAAGGTAGCGCTCTCCCAGCTGAGCTACGGCCCCACATCCGTGATTTATTATACTCGATCTCTTCCCTTTATTCAAGTCTTCGCTCGGAGATTTTTATAGAAATAAAACTTTGGTTGGGGAATCATCGTACTCTGTAAATATTATGCATAAAAACATATTTGAATTCGTTATGATAAAGAATCAACAATTAAAATGAGTTTTATAATAATCAAAAAAACGATAGTTTATAATATTTGTTGACATACCCCGGTTTTATATGTTAGATTAAATCAGGGGATAGATAGTATGGACCCTTTATTATAATTTCGCTTTTTGGTATGGTCGTTATGTATTTTTTCTTTCCTGAAACGACAAACGTGGTGGTCGTTTCCGTTCTGAATTTTGTAGCGCTTTTTCTCTCGTTTTTCACACACTACACCAGCTCAAGAAAAGACGAGGATTTGAACGTCCTCACTTTTTCGTGTTTGCTTTCCTCTCTGTTTTCTCTCTTTTTTCTTCGAGTTTTCCTCATGAATCCAGAAAACGCGTGGATGTTTTTGAGTAGCTCCAAGCTGATCCTCGCTGAAGGTTTCTTTCTCTTCCTGATCGGGAAGAAAAAGAATTATTTCAAATGGCTCGTTGTTCTCATATTCGCAATCCTTTTTGCTGTATCGGTCTTGAGATTCAATTTGGCTTTCTACTTCGAGAGCGCCTCGCTCGTTCTCTTTTTGCTTTTCCTCTTCATCAGGAAACCACAGACAACACTCCTTTCAGTGAGTTTGTTTCTTTATTCCATTTCCTCGATCTTCTTTTACTTTTTCAGAAGTGCATACCCCTATCATGTAACATCGGGCAGCATCTTTTTGATGTGGCATTTCGTGAAAAAGTACGTGGAGACACCCAAA
Proteins encoded in this region:
- a CDS encoding ABC transporter ATP-binding protein, whose translation is MLRIMNLSFSYRSKKVLDNVTFSARKGELIAILGPNGAGKSTLLKCVAGILKCQGVEIFGKPLEHYTRRDLARIIGYVPQRFDPGMLNVYNLILLGRKPYVSVSPSKRDIEVVNRVVERLNLQHLVFQRAKNLSGGELQKVSIARALVQEPEILLLDEPTNNLDPKNQIEIMEIVQDFVKSGKIALVVMHEINLALRFADRFIFMKDGKIVSDGERAILTPDLFWEVYGVNGVVREILDTPVFVLRGKESPGPRENTD
- a CDS encoding iron ABC transporter substrate-binding protein, producing the protein MKFKVFISVFLILSIVLFSEGIVIKDLLGREVEVPSNVNRIVAVGPGALRLIAYLKATDMVVGVEDFEKLRPYGRPYIVAYPELKELPSVGPGGPGKLPNLESLITLQPDVVFITYVDRKTAQDIQEKTGIPVVVLSYGDLGTFEDEDLFRSLELAGKILGREERAHEVVDFIKKAQEDLSTRSEAVESPTVYVGGIGYKGVHGIDSTEAKYPPFVVLHARNVVHGLGEGHKFIDPEKLLVWDPEYIFIDENGLSLVLDDYSKHREFYESLNAVKRGKVYGILPYNYYTTNIGTALANAYFIGKVLYPERFADIDPEEKADEIYEFLLGKRVYEEMAEQFGGFGKIDLSSGKILRGTW
- the tsaA gene encoding tRNA (N6-threonylcarbamoyladenosine(37)-N6)-methyltransferase TrmO: MFLLKQIGVIRSPFKSPSECPFQGRFSQERFTIELFPEYEEGLKDIETCTHLIVLYWLDRANRDRLIAIPPFDKREHGVFATRSPHRPNPIGFSVVKLLEVRGRELVVEGLDAVDGTPVVDIKPYSSKIDCVENARIGWFEEV
- a CDS encoding FecCD family ABC transporter permease — encoded protein: MVIYRNYVARRIFTILLLSFLLVLVGIYSLSHGGYSLSFKDIIGAFLGKGDRKAQLVIWSVRFPRVVAGILVGASLAVSGAVMQGVLKNPLASPFTTGTSHGAMFGASLAIALGAGYSESTGSVTLNNPYTIALFAFLGAMSSSLVIFLMGKLKEITPEAMVLMGVAMGSLFTAATALIQYFADDLELATMVYWSFGDLGRTTWRENIILLVVFLTVFAYFLWKAWDINAMVVGDEIAKSTGIEVEKVRLILVVLSTLLTAISVAFVGIIGFIGLLAPHMMRILFGEDYRFLIPLSALCGSVLLLSADTVARVLLSPTVLPVGIVTSFLGAPLFIYLLLQSKER